One Rhinopithecus roxellana isolate Shanxi Qingling chromosome 7, ASM756505v1, whole genome shotgun sequence DNA segment encodes these proteins:
- the LOC115898597 gene encoding uncharacterized protein AH6.3-like, with product MAKETHTPVKPKENTKQPIVSTKKPTPRTKEKKEKKKSRQQKTNKPGKVEKKIIKVKKPLQRNSRKKTQSPPSCSKKPRITMRPTTFACHHKQNKTQNKTQKSKHKIQRKIKIRRASPEDIGNSKPSQVTISAASKCRAWIRNVQLATASP from the exons ATGGCTAAGGAGACCCACACACCAGTGAAGCCCAAAGAAAATACGAAACAACCAATTGTAAGCACGAAAAAGCCAACCCCGAGAaccaaagagaagaaggaaaagaagaagtctcGTCAACAAAAGACCAACAAACCTGGCAAG GTGGAGAAGAAAATCATAAAGGTAAAAAAACCCCTTCAAAggaattcaagaaagaaaactcaatcACCTCCTTCCTGCTCCAAAAAGCCTAGGATAACAATGAGACCAACAACATTTGCGTGTCACCACAAGCAGAATAAGACGCAAAATAAAACTCAGAAGAGCAAGCACAAAATACAacggaaaataaaaatcagaagagcAAGCCCAGAAGACATTGGCAACAGCAAACCATCCCAAGTAACCATCTCTGCTGCCAGTAAATGCAGAGCCTGGATCCGAAATGTACAACTAGCAACAGCATCTCCATAG